The following are from one region of the Hydrogenimonas sp. SS33 genome:
- a CDS encoding VTT domain-containing protein, translating to MQEILNNLATYGYIILFFYSLGGGFFALAAAGVLSSMGKMDLATSIGVAFVANFIGDQALLLFTRFNKAQMMGYLKKHRRMLAYTHLLMKKYGTWVIFLQKYIYGVKTLVPVAIGLTRYDATKFALLNLLAAALWAVTIGVVSYLGGKTVLVLLERAKENPWVLPLVGGLVIVAMAVLIMRAVRR from the coding sequence TTGCAGGAGATTCTGAACAACCTCGCCACCTACGGCTACATCATCCTTTTTTTCTACTCTCTCGGCGGCGGCTTTTTCGCCCTGGCGGCGGCGGGCGTGCTCTCTTCCATGGGCAAGATGGACCTGGCTACCAGCATCGGGGTTGCCTTCGTCGCCAACTTCATCGGCGACCAGGCGCTGCTGCTCTTCACCCGCTTCAACAAGGCGCAGATGATGGGATACCTGAAAAAGCACCGCCGGATGCTCGCCTACACCCATCTTTTGATGAAAAAGTACGGCACCTGGGTCATCTTTTTGCAAAAATACATCTACGGCGTCAAGACGCTGGTTCCCGTCGCCATCGGGCTGACCCGTTACGACGCCACGAAGTTCGCGCTGCTGAACCTGCTGGCGGCGGCGCTCTGGGCGGTGACCATCGGGGTGGTGAGCTATCTGGGGGGAAAGACGGTCCTCGTTCTGCTGGAGAGGGCGAAGGAGAACCCCTGGGTGCTGCCGCTTGTCGGCGGGCTGGTGATCGTGGCCATGGCTGTGCTGATTATGCGGGCGGTTCGCCGCTGA
- the msrB gene encoding peptide-methionine (R)-S-oxide reductase MsrB, protein MEKIRLNKEEWRERLTPLQFEVCRNKGTEPAFSGEYWDFKGDGIYRCACCGAPLFDSRDKFDSGTGWPSFTRPLSPDALEEHEDRSYGMVRTEVTCARCDAHLGHVFPDGPLPTGLRYCINSVCLAFAPRGEGLSGEPPA, encoded by the coding sequence ATGGAAAAGATACGACTGAATAAAGAAGAGTGGAGAGAACGCCTGACGCCGCTGCAGTTCGAAGTGTGCCGCAACAAGGGAACCGAACCGGCCTTTAGCGGCGAGTATTGGGACTTCAAGGGTGACGGCATCTACCGTTGCGCCTGCTGCGGGGCGCCCCTTTTCGACTCGCGGGACAAATTCGACTCGGGCACCGGCTGGCCCAGTTTCACCCGGCCCCTCTCCCCCGACGCCCTCGAAGAGCACGAAGACAGAAGCTACGGCATGGTCCGCACCGAAGTCACCTGCGCCCGCTGCGACGCCCACCTGGGCCACGTCTTTCCCGACGGCCCCCTCCCCACCGGGCTTCGCTACTGCATCAACTCGGTCTGCCTGGCGTTTGCGCCGCGCGGAGAGGGGCTCAGCGGCGAACCGCCCGCATAA
- the pckA gene encoding phosphoenolpyruvate carboxykinase (ATP), giving the protein MTPKGLDKLGLKNVGKVYYNLDYDEVIRHTLEKGEAKLTKSGATAVDTGIFTGRSPKDKYFVKQPPSEKYIAWGDINQPISREVFEDLFEIATDELSGKDIYVTDVYVGASPSSRRSIRVVSEIAWQAHFVKNMFIEPSPEELENFEPDFVLYDACKAKNTKWKEHGLNSEVFVAFNIEDNVAVIGGTWYGGEIKKGIFTMMNYWLPLEGKLSMHCSANIGKEDDVALFFGLSGTGKTTLSTDPNRRLIGDDEHGWDDNGVFNFEGGCYAKVINLDPESEPEIYNAIRKGALLENVVIDEEGNVDYKDASKTENTRVSYPIEHIENHECTLMGGHPKNIIFLSADAFGVLPPVSKLTKEQAMYYFLSGYTAKVAGTERGITEPVATFSACFGEAFLPLHPTVYAELLGKKIDEHDVNVYLVNTGWTGGPYGVGHRMSIKDTRGCINGILSGAINESEFETLPVFNLQIPKTLEGVNTEVLNPMNTWEDKEAYMETLKKLGGMFQENFHRYDDAEGAADISKAGPQL; this is encoded by the coding sequence ATGACACCCAAGGGACTCGACAAACTCGGTTTGAAAAATGTCGGCAAGGTTTACTACAACCTCGATTATGACGAAGTGATCCGCCACACCCTGGAAAAGGGGGAGGCGAAACTGACCAAAAGCGGTGCCACGGCGGTCGATACGGGCATCTTCACCGGCCGCAGCCCGAAGGACAAATATTTCGTCAAGCAACCTCCGAGTGAAAAGTACATCGCATGGGGCGACATCAACCAGCCCATCTCCAGAGAGGTTTTCGAAGACCTTTTCGAAATCGCCACCGACGAACTCTCCGGAAAAGATATCTACGTTACCGACGTCTATGTGGGTGCCAGCCCCAGCAGCCGGCGTTCCATCCGAGTCGTCAGCGAAATCGCGTGGCAGGCCCATTTCGTCAAAAACATGTTCATCGAACCAAGCCCTGAGGAGCTGGAGAATTTCGAGCCCGATTTCGTTCTCTACGACGCCTGCAAGGCAAAAAACACGAAGTGGAAGGAGCATGGCCTCAACTCAGAAGTCTTCGTTGCTTTCAATATCGAAGACAACGTCGCCGTCATCGGCGGGACCTGGTACGGCGGGGAGATCAAGAAGGGTATCTTCACGATGATGAACTACTGGCTTCCCCTGGAGGGCAAACTCTCCATGCACTGCTCCGCCAACATCGGCAAGGAAGATGACGTCGCGCTCTTCTTCGGCCTCAGCGGTACCGGAAAGACGACCCTCTCCACCGACCCGAACCGCCGCCTCATCGGCGACGACGAGCACGGCTGGGACGACAACGGTGTCTTCAACTTCGAAGGGGGATGCTACGCCAAAGTGATCAACCTGGACCCCGAAAGCGAGCCGGAAATCTACAACGCCATCCGCAAGGGGGCGCTGCTGGAGAATGTGGTCATCGACGAAGAGGGTAACGTCGACTACAAAGATGCCAGCAAAACCGAAAATACCCGGGTCAGCTATCCCATCGAACATATCGAAAACCACGAATGCACCCTGATGGGCGGCCATCCGAAAAACATCATCTTCCTCAGTGCCGACGCCTTCGGTGTGCTGCCTCCCGTAAGCAAGCTGACCAAAGAGCAGGCGATGTACTACTTCCTCAGCGGATACACCGCCAAAGTGGCCGGCACCGAGCGGGGCATCACCGAACCGGTGGCGACCTTCAGCGCCTGTTTCGGCGAAGCCTTCCTGCCGCTGCACCCCACCGTCTATGCCGAACTGCTGGGTAAAAAGATCGACGAGCACGATGTCAACGTCTATCTGGTCAATACCGGCTGGACCGGCGGCCCCTACGGCGTGGGCCACCGCATGAGCATCAAGGATACCCGCGGCTGCATCAACGGCATCCTCAGCGGCGCCATCAACGAGAGTGAATTCGAGACCCTGCCGGTCTTCAACCTCCAGATTCCCAAGACGCTGGAAGGGGTCAACACCGAGGTCCTCAACCCGATGAATACCTGGGAAGACAAAGAGGCCTATATGGAGACCCTGAAAAAACTGGGCGGCATGTTCCAGGAAAACTTCCACCGTTACGACGACGCCGAAGGCGCAGCCGACATCTCCAAAGCCGGTCCGCAACTCTAA
- a CDS encoding SDR family NAD(P)-dependent oxidoreductase: MQKTLLITGCSSGIGYTCAHMAKEAGYRVFATARKPEDVARLESEGFESFLLDLDRSDSIDAAVARIREVTGGRLYALFNNGAYGQPGAVEDLSREVLRQQFETNLFGTHELTVKLLPLLLAGEEARIVQNSSLLGFAALRWRGAYNASKFALEGLTDTLRQELATTGVKVSIIEPGPVRSRFRVNALAKFLENIDRERSRHSGLYEAKLKQLRSDKDAPFTLGPEAVGKALLHALESRHPKVRYRVTIPTHLFYWLKKCLPTTWMDAVLKRVE; the protein is encoded by the coding sequence ATGCAAAAAACCCTTCTCATCACCGGATGCTCCAGTGGCATCGGATATACCTGTGCCCATATGGCCAAAGAGGCGGGCTACCGCGTTTTCGCCACGGCGAGAAAGCCCGAAGATGTGGCGAGACTCGAAAGCGAAGGGTTCGAAAGCTTTCTGCTGGACCTGGACCGCTCCGACTCTATCGACGCGGCGGTGGCGCGAATCCGGGAAGTGACCGGAGGCAGGCTTTACGCCCTTTTCAACAACGGCGCCTACGGCCAGCCCGGCGCCGTGGAAGACCTGAGCCGCGAAGTGCTTCGGCAGCAGTTCGAAACCAACCTCTTCGGCACCCATGAACTGACGGTGAAGCTGCTTCCCTTGCTGCTTGCCGGTGAAGAGGCAAGAATCGTCCAGAACTCCTCTCTCCTCGGTTTCGCCGCCCTGCGGTGGCGGGGCGCCTACAATGCCAGCAAATTCGCCCTGGAGGGGCTTACCGACACGCTAAGACAGGAACTGGCCACAACGGGAGTGAAAGTGAGCATCATCGAACCCGGCCCCGTCAGAAGCCGGTTCAGGGTCAACGCACTGGCGAAGTTTCTGGAGAATATCGACCGGGAGCGTTCACGACACAGCGGACTGTACGAGGCAAAACTGAAACAGTTGCGAAGCGATAAGGATGCCCCCTTCACACTGGGGCCGGAGGCGGTGGGGAAAGCGCTTTTGCATGCGCTGGAAAGCAGACATCCGAAGGTCCGATACCGGGTGACGATACCGACGCACCTCTTCTACTGGCTCAAAAAGTGTCTGCCGACTACGTGGATGGATGCGGTGTTGAAGCGTGTCGAATAG
- a CDS encoding radical SAM protein yields the protein MTYRTIFGPIPSRRFGTSLGIDLSPGKKQCNYDCLYCELAAAKPVESIENPPSVEEVAGELKRALTEHPDIDVITVTANGEPTLYPCFDELIDRIDAIKNGYKTLILSNASTIDRPDIQKSLAKFDMVKLSLDCATPQCFKKLDRPLSNVDLECIIEGIRQFRRLYKGGLILEILMVKGINTTEKEIDAFNRILPTLHADRIDIGTVDRPPAYPIEPLDYRSLHAIAEKFDPKLPIHIAARHKTEEAQNSFSESEILSTLAKRPLTKVDIETLFDTETMKRFEKLLAEGKIEKKEAGNLTFYGTAFSKQKAKKSS from the coding sequence GTGACCTACCGCACCATTTTCGGCCCCATCCCTTCGAGGCGCTTCGGCACCTCTTTGGGCATCGACCTGAGCCCCGGGAAAAAGCAGTGCAACTACGACTGCCTCTACTGCGAACTCGCCGCCGCCAAACCGGTGGAGAGCATCGAAAATCCCCCCTCCGTCGAGGAGGTTGCCGGCGAACTGAAAAGGGCGCTCACGGAGCACCCCGATATCGACGTCATCACCGTCACCGCCAACGGCGAACCGACTCTCTATCCCTGTTTCGATGAACTGATCGACCGCATCGACGCCATAAAAAACGGCTACAAAACCCTCATTCTCTCCAACGCCTCCACCATCGACCGCCCCGATATACAAAAAAGCCTGGCCAAATTCGACATGGTCAAACTCTCCCTCGACTGTGCGACACCCCAATGCTTCAAAAAGCTGGACCGGCCGCTCAGCAACGTCGACCTTGAATGTATCATCGAAGGAATCCGCCAATTCAGACGCCTCTACAAGGGGGGGCTGATACTCGAAATATTGATGGTCAAAGGGATCAACACGACCGAAAAGGAGATCGACGCTTTCAACCGCATTCTTCCGACCCTTCATGCCGACCGCATCGACATCGGAACCGTCGACCGCCCTCCCGCCTACCCCATAGAGCCCCTCGATTACCGCTCGCTCCACGCCATTGCCGAGAAGTTCGATCCGAAACTGCCCATCCATATCGCCGCCCGCCACAAAACGGAAGAGGCGCAAAACAGCTTTAGCGAAAGCGAAATACTCTCCACCCTCGCCAAACGCCCTTTGACGAAAGTGGATATAGAGACCCTTTTCGACACCGAAACGATGAAACGTTTCGAAAAACTGCTTGCGGAGGGAAAAATCGAAAAGAAAGAGGCGGGAAACCTGACGTTCTACGGCACCGCATTTTCAAAACAGAAAGCGAAAAAATCCTCTTGA
- the hemE gene encoding uroporphyrinogen decarboxylase has translation MIFIDACFRKPTPYTPVWMMRQAGRYLPQYMAVREKAGDFLNLCKNPEMAAEVTLQPVDIVGVDAAILFSDILVIPLEMGMDLRFEKGEGPVFGDPIRTMEDLGRLKPDAADRLTYVYDTIKIVRERLADDKALIGFTGAPWTLITYMIEGRGTKTYNIVKKLVYTQPELVHALLREVTEVVKLYLERQIEAGVNAVQIFDSWAAALEKPKYFEFSWVYMKEIAAHIKRKYPHIPIIMFPKGIGAYLDAIDGDFDVFGVDWGTPMSLAKEKLGARYVLQGNMEPCRLYSKEATKECVTALYEIMQGEGHIFNLGHGILPDVPVENAKYFVDLVHEITRK, from the coding sequence ATGATCTTCATCGATGCATGTTTTCGAAAACCGACCCCCTACACCCCGGTCTGGATGATGCGCCAGGCGGGGCGGTACCTTCCCCAGTACATGGCCGTCCGCGAAAAGGCGGGCGACTTTCTGAATCTTTGCAAAAATCCCGAAATGGCGGCGGAAGTGACGCTGCAGCCGGTGGATATCGTAGGGGTCGACGCGGCGATCCTTTTCAGTGACATCCTGGTCATTCCCCTGGAGATGGGGATGGACCTGCGTTTCGAAAAGGGCGAAGGCCCGGTCTTCGGTGACCCCATCCGCACCATGGAGGACCTGGGACGCCTCAAACCCGACGCCGCCGACCGACTCACCTACGTCTACGACACCATCAAAATCGTCCGGGAGCGGCTCGCCGACGACAAAGCCCTCATCGGTTTCACCGGCGCACCCTGGACACTCATTACCTACATGATCGAAGGGCGCGGCACCAAAACCTACAACATCGTCAAAAAGCTGGTCTACACCCAGCCGGAACTCGTCCACGCGCTCCTTCGGGAAGTGACGGAAGTCGTCAAGCTCTACCTGGAGCGGCAGATCGAGGCGGGCGTCAACGCCGTGCAGATCTTCGACAGCTGGGCGGCGGCGCTGGAGAAGCCCAAATATTTCGAATTCAGCTGGGTCTATATGAAGGAGATCGCCGCCCATATCAAGCGAAAATACCCCCACATCCCCATCATCATGTTCCCCAAGGGCATCGGCGCCTACCTCGACGCGATCGACGGCGATTTCGACGTCTTCGGCGTCGACTGGGGCACACCCATGAGCCTGGCCAAAGAGAAGCTGGGCGCGCGTTATGTGCTTCAGGGCAATATGGAGCCCTGCCGCCTCTACTCCAAGGAGGCGACGAAGGAGTGCGTCACGGCGCTTTACGAGATCATGCAGGGAGAGGGGCACATCTTCAACCTGGGCCACGGCATACTTCCCGACGTTCCCGTCGAAAACGCCAAATATTTCGTCGACCTGGTCCACGAAATCACCCGCAAGTGA
- a CDS encoding YqhA family protein → MRKIMENWFESTLWSTRLFILLPVIFSMLAAIALFVIASYDIYEVILYTLHVFSSHLHPENFHEKVVGIIISAVDLYLIAVVMLLFSFGLYELFISKIDAAERSEGSKILQIHSLDELKDKLAKVIVMVLVVSFFKRVLHTTYSNPLEMLYFAGAILALALGLYFLHKGGNHQ, encoded by the coding sequence ATGAGAAAGATCATGGAGAACTGGTTCGAAAGCACACTCTGGAGCACGCGGCTTTTCATTCTGCTGCCCGTCATCTTTTCGATGCTCGCAGCCATCGCCCTCTTCGTCATCGCCAGTTACGACATCTACGAGGTGATTCTCTACACCCTTCACGTCTTCTCCAGCCACCTCCATCCCGAAAATTTCCATGAAAAGGTAGTGGGGATCATCATCAGCGCCGTAGATCTCTACCTTATCGCGGTGGTGATGCTCCTCTTCAGTTTCGGCCTCTACGAGCTTTTCATCTCCAAAATCGATGCGGCGGAACGTTCCGAAGGCTCCAAAATCCTTCAGATCCACTCCCTGGACGAGCTGAAGGACAAGCTGGCCAAAGTCATCGTCATGGTCCTGGTCGTCAGCTTCTTCAAGCGCGTGCTGCATACGACCTACAGCAACCCCCTGGAGATGCTCTATTTCGCCGGGGCCATCCTGGCGCTCGCCCTCGGGCTCTATTTTCTTCACAAAGGCGGTAACCACCAATGA
- a CDS encoding aspartate-semialdehyde dehydrogenase: MRKFNVAVVGATGAVGEEMLRVLEEVDFPVAKLLPMSSARSAGSKVEYKGEEVTVKELTETIFEEEEIDIALFSAGGSVSAHYAPFAAEAGAVVIDNTSHFRMDPEVPLVVPEVNPEDIARWRTKGIIANPNCSTIQMVQALKPLQDAYGIERVDVSTYQATSGAGKSAMEEMVNQMQAFFAFKLDESPHERFPHQIALNVIPQIDVFMDNGFTKEEMKMVNETCKIMHETIEVAATCVRVPVLRGHSESVTVTLKRDADAHAVREALQRGENLVVMDDPANGVYPMPVVCVDRDETFVGRIRNDLYRPNVVHMFVVADNLRVGAATNAVRIALKWVEMEAE, from the coding sequence ATGAGAAAATTCAATGTGGCGGTCGTCGGTGCCACGGGTGCCGTCGGCGAAGAGATGCTCAGAGTCCTGGAAGAGGTGGACTTTCCCGTCGCCAAACTGCTTCCCATGTCCAGCGCCCGTTCCGCCGGTTCCAAAGTCGAGTACAAAGGCGAAGAGGTCACGGTCAAAGAGCTGACCGAAACCATCTTCGAGGAAGAAGAGATCGACATCGCGCTCTTCAGCGCCGGCGGGTCCGTCTCGGCCCATTACGCCCCCTTCGCCGCAGAAGCGGGTGCGGTGGTCATCGACAACACCAGCCACTTCCGCATGGATCCGGAAGTTCCCCTCGTCGTGCCCGAAGTCAACCCCGAAGATATCGCCCGGTGGCGCACCAAAGGGATCATCGCCAACCCCAACTGCTCCACGATCCAGATGGTCCAGGCCCTCAAACCCCTGCAGGACGCCTACGGCATCGAGCGTGTGGATGTGAGCACCTACCAGGCCACCTCCGGAGCGGGCAAGAGCGCCATGGAGGAGATGGTCAACCAGATGCAGGCCTTCTTCGCCTTCAAACTCGACGAAAGCCCCCACGAGCGCTTCCCGCACCAGATCGCCCTGAACGTCATCCCTCAGATCGACGTCTTCATGGACAACGGCTTTACCAAAGAAGAGATGAAGATGGTCAACGAGACCTGCAAAATCATGCATGAGACCATCGAAGTGGCCGCTACCTGCGTGCGCGTGCCGGTGCTTCGGGGCCACAGCGAAAGCGTCACCGTTACTCTCAAGCGCGACGCCGACGCCCATGCCGTGCGCGAAGCCCTGCAGCGTGGAGAGAATCTCGTCGTGATGGACGACCCCGCCAACGGCGTCTACCCCATGCCCGTCGTCTGCGTCGACCGCGACGAAACCTTCGTCGGGCGCATCCGCAACGACCTCTACCGACCCAATGTCGTCCATATGTTCGTCGTCGCCGACAACCTCCGCGTCGGGGCGGCGACCAACGCCGTGCGCATCGCCCTCAAATGGGTCGAAATGGAGGCCGAATGA